In Methanonatronarchaeum sp. AMET-Sl, one genomic interval encodes:
- the cofH gene encoding 5-amino-6-(D-ribitylamino)uracil--L-tyrosine 4-hydroxyphenyl transferase CofH encodes MQTNIDPYTLPKKNNKELYREADRLTKNKHDKKVTYIKNRNINFTNICKLNCKFCAYSVKPKTNQGHQDTKKQVLKKVEKAANQGATEVCIQGGINPELTYSWYRELIKTINKKHNIHIHAFSPQEIHHMTQKNNLTTKKTLKQLKKAGLDSMPGTAAEILNDKIRNKICPNKINSQRWREIIETAHKQGIPTTATMMYGHTETWKDRINHILKIREIQKKHQGFTEFIPLPFIPGNNKLSKTKPTPLHENYKVIAIARILLHNQIPNIQASWVKLGPKNAAKALNKGANDLGGTLMEENISSSTGKPIKTKITTKQLKKTIKKTGHKPIQRTTTYQKPPKKPHKIKK; translated from the coding sequence ATGCAAACAAACATAGATCCCTATACACTACCCAAAAAAAACAACAAAGAACTATACCGAGAAGCAGATAGGCTAACCAAAAACAAACACGACAAAAAAGTAACCTACATCAAAAACAGAAACATCAACTTCACCAACATATGCAAATTAAACTGCAAATTCTGCGCATACTCAGTAAAACCAAAAACAAACCAAGGACACCAAGACACCAAAAAACAAGTTCTAAAGAAAGTAGAGAAAGCAGCCAACCAAGGTGCAACCGAAGTATGCATCCAAGGCGGAATAAACCCAGAACTCACATACAGTTGGTACCGTGAACTAATCAAAACAATAAACAAAAAACACAACATCCATATACACGCATTCAGTCCCCAAGAAATCCATCACATGACCCAGAAAAACAACCTAACAACCAAAAAAACACTCAAACAACTAAAAAAAGCCGGACTCGACAGCATGCCCGGAACAGCAGCCGAAATACTAAACGACAAAATAAGAAACAAAATCTGTCCAAACAAAATAAACAGCCAGCGATGGCGAGAAATAATCGAAACAGCACACAAACAAGGAATACCAACAACAGCAACAATGATGTACGGCCACACAGAAACCTGGAAAGACAGAATAAACCACATACTAAAAATACGAGAAATCCAAAAAAAACACCAAGGATTCACAGAATTCATACCACTACCATTCATACCCGGAAACAACAAACTATCAAAAACAAAACCAACACCACTACACGAAAACTACAAAGTAATAGCAATCGCAAGAATCCTACTGCACAACCAAATACCAAACATACAAGCCTCTTGGGTAAAACTAGGACCAAAAAACGCAGCAAAAGCACTCAACAAAGGAGCAAACGACCTTGGAGGAACATTAATGGAAGAAAACATATCAAGCAGCACAGGAAAACCAATAAAAACCAAAATAACAACCAAACAACTCAAAAAAACAATAAAAAAAACAGGACACAAACCAATACAAAGAACAACAACATACCAAAAACCACCTAAAAAACCACACAAAATAAAAAAATAA